The Acipenser ruthenus chromosome 11, fAciRut3.2 maternal haplotype, whole genome shotgun sequence region TCAGCAGTGCCAATCAGGTTAAATGGTGGGTAAAGAACAAATGGAAGGATAGAGGTTGAGCTTTGGCCTTCATTATTTTTCCCATAGGGCACTGAGATTACCCCCCTTCACTGTTAAGCCACCAGTCCAGGTTCAGCTTGACTAGACTAGAAAAGGGATGGTGTTGATAATTGGTAAGATAATTGCTGTGTGGTGGTGGTGAGGAAGGGAAGGTcactttaaagaaaagaaaagtgcaGGTAAGTTCAGCAGGCATACATAGAAAATAGGAATAGCAAATTAAACGAAAGGGCTAAATGATAGCACAAAGAAGATTGAAAACTGGGCTATACAACCTAAAGAAACATCTTAGTCTGGTTGACAaatgtttcaaacaaaacaaaaccaaaacaccacCCCTCACCCCCAATGAATATTTCTTGAAGGAAGGCAGCAATCCCATGCTGCAGAATCTGAAAGGGTTCTTCTTCCTCACCTGTACAGGGATGATAATCTCCACCGGGACCCCAGCAGCAGGCTTGGGGAGAGGGACATCCACTGAGAGAACCCCTCCGGGGGAGAGTGAGGAGGCAATGGCCTGGGGAGACACCCCAATAGGAAGCCTGCAATGTGCACAGAGGGAAGAGGTCATCGCATGTGTTACTGAATGCTATTATTCACTCCCATAGCCAGCACGCACTACATGAATCTTTAACTTACTTATATTTCCTTGTGAAGCATCTTGAAACGAAACCATGTTCATCCTGCCTTTCTTCATGTTTTCCtggaaaataattacaaacacctGAGCTGGAATAAAACATATGAGCTTTTTGGAAATAAAAAGCTTTCATCAACCTCTTGGCGATGACCAGTATTCAGAGGGAGTGGGCATGACCAAGGTGAGGTTCCTCAGCATGGGCTTGCTGACAACTTACTGCTGTATTCAGACAGGAAAATAAAGTTTGCTAAAATTACAGTTAAGGAGTCGATCTGAtcagccacagctggattttattagagAATTTTACAAGACTCAGGGACCCTCTTTGAGTGGGGAATCGACCCCTATCTGTGGTTATCCCGTGATTAGCCCTAAAAAGAGGTGGTTTATGCACTCCGAGGGGATTCCTCTGTGCTGTAAAATGTAACATTGGTCAAATAAATGCAAATATCGAACATAGGTAAGAAATAACCTAGGTAAGAAATAACCTAGGTAAACAATGAAATATTAATAGGGTGTATTGTACAGTGAGGATACACTCCATTGCTTAAAATAACACTATAAAACaacactgtatttacagtaaCTACTAGAAGACTTGCGGTACCTGATATCTCCACATAGCCCCCCTTGGCTTTGATAGTGATTTCCTCAGGGGTGAAATGGT contains the following coding sequences:
- the LOC131696579 gene encoding heat shock protein beta-1-like isoform X3; translation: MAEPSRIFPRPLFRRDWNWDPFLYWAQPTRIFDQDFRMPLSLEENDLNWVDWARRRLSSSWPGYLQSPNWTPSLGKQQTVCRQGLQRQLSGGVSEVRAGPDSWKISLDVNHFTPEEITIKAKGGYVEISGKHEERQDEHGFVSRCFTRKYKLPIGVSPQAIASSLSPGGVLSVDVPLPKPAAGVPVEIIIPVQVRKKNPFRFCSMGLLPSFKKYSLG